Proteins from a genomic interval of Zingiber officinale cultivar Zhangliang chromosome 2A, Zo_v1.1, whole genome shotgun sequence:
- the LOC122042562 gene encoding type IV inositol polyphosphate 5-phosphatase 7-like — MRDERSVKSKLSWTKKFVKKWLNVKGKFEGFQSHSNVGGGGDICTERETFKVNETIAASPNKPSLDRVGEGRFEVDLAQATCAEDYKVFVSTWNVGGKSPSKSLNLEGWLLATPPADIYVLGFQEIVPLNAGNVLGAEDKRPAKKWLALIRKTLNSLPGTYSCGSCSTPSPVPNPLVELDVDFENSSVREKSSSFMHRCSLHSLSRSLRIDSDTMVIQPWIDRRYSVCDRVSIGSRPSDFDPCFISGDSSDDEKVGGEPLSTASYSPASFVYGAQSCKEERSRSSLDSSYCYCLITSKQMVGIFLTIWARDEIRDSIQNLKVSCVGRGLMGYLGNKGSISISMTLQRTSFCFVCSHLTSGEKEGDQRRRNLDVLEILRKTRFPRIHSICNEKSPETILEHDRVIWLGDLNYRIALSYQSAKALVEMCNWRSLLEKDQLRIAQRRGHVFDEWKEGNISFPPTYKYSNNSDRYTSDGICHKEKRRTPAWCDRILWYGRGLTQSAYVRGESRFSDHRPVYGMFNAEVTRIKNNTSCSNSHLDSEEF; from the exons ATGAGAGATGAGCGCTCGGTGAAAAGCAAG CTGTCTTGGACGAAGAAATTTGTCAAGAAATGGCTCAACGTTAAGGGCAAATTTGAGGGTTTTCAATCGCATTCTAATGTTGGTGGAG GAGGAGATATCTGCACCGAGAGGGAGACATTCAAAGTGAATGAAACTATAGCTG CAAGTCCAAACAAGCCGAGTTTGGATAGAGTCGGAGAAGGAAGATTTGAAGTCGATTTAGCTCAAGCTACCTGTGCTGAGGACTACAa AGTATTTGTGTCGACATGGAATGTAGGTGGAAAATCTCCATCAAAGAGTTTGAATCTTGAAGGATGGCTCCTTGCTACACCCCCTGCAGACATATATGTCTTAGG ATTTCAAGAGATTGTTCCTCTCAATGCCGGCAATGTTCTCGGCGCAGAAGACAAGCGGCCAGCCAAGAAATGGTTGGCACTCATCAGAAAGACACTCAACAGTCTGCCTGGTACATATAGTTGTGGAAGCTGCAGCACACCGTCTCCCGTTCCGAATCCTCTTGTggagttagatgttgattttgaaaattcttccgTGAGGGAGAAGAGTTCGTCATTCATGCACCGATGTTCGTTACATTCCCTGAGCCGTAGTTTAAGAATTGATTCTGATACCATGGTGATACAACCATGGATTGATCGTAGGTATAGCGTGTGTGACAGAGTAAGCATTGGTAGCAGACCGAGTGACTTTGATCCCTGCTTCATAAGTGGAGATTCATCTGATGATGAGAAAGTTGGGGGAGAACCACTTTCTACAGCTAGTTACTCGCCAGCGTCATTTGTGTACGGTGCTCAGTCCTGTAAGGAAGAAAGAAGCCGATCATCGTTGGACTCTAG TTATTGCTATTGCTTGATCACAAGTAAGCAGATGGTTGGCATCTTTCTAACGATCTGGGCGCGAGATGAAATTAGAGACAGTATACAGAACCTGAAGGTTTCATGTGTGGGCAGGGGATTGATGGGTTATCTAGGCAATAAG GGTTCAATATCGATCAGCATGACTTTGCAAAGAACAAGCTTCTGCTTCGTATGTAGTCATTTAACCTCAGGAGAAAAAGAGGGCGATCAACGACGGAGGAATTTAGATGTTTTGGAGATTCTAAGAAAGACTAGGTTTCCTCGAATTCACAGCATATGCAATGAGAAGTCTCCTGAAACAATTCTCGAGCACGA TCGAGTTATATGGCTTGGTGATTTAAATTACCGGATTGCTCTTTCCTATCAGTCAGCTAAGGCTCTAGTTGAAATGTGCAATTGGAGATCGTTGTTGGAAAAAGATCAG CTGCGAATAGCGCAACGTCGCGGCCATGTTTTTGATGAATGGAAAGAAGGAAACATATCCTTTCCTCCGACCTACAAATATTCAAACAACTCAGATAGATACACAAGCGATGGAATTTGCCACAAGGAGAAGCGAAGGACGCCGGCATG GTGCGACCGGATTTTATGGTATGGAAGAGGCCTTACTCAGTCAGCTTATGTACGCGGAGAATCAAGATTCTCCGACCATAGACCTGTATACGGCATGTTCAATGCAGAGGTCACCCGAATCAAGAACAACACGAGCTGTTCTAATTCTCATTTGGACTCGGAAGAATTCTAG
- the LOC122042564 gene encoding uncharacterized N-acetyltransferase p20-like, which produces MEPPPTTTATGAITLRKFDLADVDDYMVWASDDRVTALCRWDSYTDKEALLRYMRDVVVPHPWYRAICIDGRPIGAISVYPGAGRDGCKGELGYVLAAAHWGRGYVTEAVRQAMAAVFRELPGLERVEALVDVDNRASQRVLEKVGFQREGVLRKSMLIRGTTRDTVIFSFLSTDPLLPLASKRSSQ; this is translated from the coding sequence ATGGAGCCGCCGCCGACGACGACGGCAACGGGGGCCATCACCCTTCGGAAGTTCGACCTCGCCGACGTCGACGACTACATGGTGTGGGCCTCCGACGACCGCGTCACGGCCCTCTGCCGATGGGACAGCTACACCGACAAGGAGGCCCTCCTCCGGTACATGCGCGACGTGGTGGTGCCCCACCCCTGGTACCGCGCCATCTGCATCGACGGCCGCCCTATCGGCGCCATCTCCGTCTACCCCGGCGCCGGGCGCGACGGGTGCAAGGGCGAGCTGGGCTACGTGCTAGCCGCCGCCCACTGGGGCCGCGGCTACGTCACGGAGGCTGTTCGGCAGGCGATGGCGGCCGTGTTCCGGGAGCTGCCGGGGCTGGAGCGAGTGGAGGCGCTGGTGGACGTCGACAACAGGGCGTCGCAGAGGGTGCTGGAGAAGGTGGGCTTCCAGAGGGAGGGCgtgctgaggaaatccatgctGATCAGGGGAACTACCAGGGACACGGTCATCTTTAGCTTTCTCTCCACCGATCCTTTGCTCCCTTTAGCTTCCAAGCGATCATCTCAGTGA